In Streptomyces sp. 840.1, one DNA window encodes the following:
- a CDS encoding Tat pathway signal protein — protein sequence MARERNVALAALLREAGWSQPQAAAAVARVAAEGGVRELEAVSRSHIAMWVQGTKPSGRARHILRETLSRRLRRPLTLADLGLEEEPTGTTDSSSDWSVDPLTVLAELGSDDLDMHRRKLLATAAYSAAGLALPTASWWATAPAAAAKRPAVTPRQVAQADIDDVRNLTTFYSARDQQRGGASGRSALAGHLRDEAVPLLGSRFPTVKHRQDTYSAVAEMTYLAGWMAFDASEHRTAQRYLTLAARIAAEAGDGPLGGHILRALAHQAVDLGHPRRALALADASMSQDRYGQASQREKALLAIVHARALAADGDGAGTLAAISRAERDFSRADLDEAPGRVGFFQEASLAHETACALRDMGQPLDAETHFQRSVTTRRRQQYARTHSVTLGYLGAVQVQQGHLDEACATWNRALDAMAGVQSGRARDVIVRMQSDLSPVRQRGGRHVTELDRRAREMLRAIC from the coding sequence ATGGCCCGTGAGCGAAACGTCGCCCTTGCCGCGCTCCTGCGGGAAGCAGGCTGGTCGCAGCCCCAAGCTGCTGCTGCGGTCGCCCGCGTCGCAGCGGAGGGCGGGGTACGAGAGCTGGAGGCTGTCTCCCGCTCGCACATCGCCATGTGGGTCCAGGGCACGAAGCCCAGCGGAAGAGCGCGGCATATCCTGCGCGAGACGCTGTCCCGTAGGCTCCGCCGCCCACTCACGCTGGCAGACCTCGGGCTGGAGGAAGAGCCGACAGGCACGACTGACAGCAGTTCCGACTGGAGCGTCGACCCTCTGACCGTGCTGGCTGAGCTGGGAAGCGACGATCTGGACATGCACCGACGCAAGCTGCTGGCAACCGCCGCGTACTCCGCTGCCGGCCTCGCATTGCCCACCGCCTCGTGGTGGGCAACCGCCCCTGCCGCAGCGGCGAAGCGCCCTGCGGTCACCCCCCGGCAGGTGGCGCAGGCCGACATCGACGACGTCCGCAACCTCACGACCTTCTACTCCGCCCGCGACCAACAGCGCGGCGGAGCCTCCGGGCGCTCGGCCCTGGCCGGCCACCTCCGCGACGAAGCAGTTCCCCTGCTCGGCAGCCGATTTCCTACGGTCAAGCACCGCCAGGACACCTACTCCGCAGTTGCGGAGATGACCTATCTCGCCGGCTGGATGGCCTTCGACGCCTCCGAGCACCGCACGGCCCAGCGATACCTCACCCTTGCCGCCCGCATCGCGGCCGAAGCCGGGGATGGGCCCCTCGGCGGCCACATCCTGCGCGCCCTCGCACACCAGGCAGTGGACCTCGGCCACCCACGCAGAGCACTCGCACTGGCCGATGCCTCCATGTCCCAAGACCGCTACGGCCAGGCAAGTCAACGTGAGAAGGCCCTGCTCGCGATCGTTCACGCCAGAGCCCTCGCGGCCGACGGCGACGGAGCCGGCACCCTCGCAGCCATCAGCCGCGCGGAGCGGGATTTCTCCCGCGCCGACCTTGACGAAGCACCAGGCCGTGTCGGCTTCTTCCAGGAAGCCTCCCTCGCCCACGAGACCGCCTGTGCTTTGCGTGACATGGGCCAGCCACTCGATGCGGAAACCCATTTCCAACGCAGCGTCACTACTCGCCGCCGACAGCAGTACGCCCGCACCCACAGCGTGACTCTCGGCTACCTCGGCGCCGTCCAGGTGCAGCAAGGACATCTCGACGAGGCGTGCGCCACGTGGAACCGGGCTCTCGATGCCATGGCCGGCGTCCAGTCCGGCCGCGCTCGCGACGTCATCGTCCGGATGCAGAGCGACCTCTCGCCCGTTCGGCAACGCGGCGGCCGCCATGTCACCGAACTGGACCGCCGAGCGCGGGAGATGCTGCGGGCCATATGCTGA
- a CDS encoding SAM-dependent methyltransferase has protein sequence MAMYEVESIATVVGGHTRVQDDYQGGVESVIRFNDAYPLETLQGIEEFSHLTVTWRFHLARPEDVQLHARSPRGNPKWPATGTFVHRNHRRPNQLAVSYPKLLGVEGRDLLVTDLDAVEGTPVIDLAPYFEQMGPRSYVRQPAWPGEMLATYWLDTTERP, from the coding sequence ATGGCGATGTACGAGGTCGAATCGATTGCCACCGTGGTTGGGGGCCACACTCGCGTTCAGGACGACTACCAGGGCGGGGTCGAATCTGTCATCCGGTTCAACGACGCCTACCCCCTGGAAACGCTGCAGGGCATCGAGGAGTTCTCGCACCTGACGGTCACGTGGCGCTTCCACCTGGCGCGGCCCGAGGACGTCCAGCTGCACGCGCGCAGCCCACGAGGAAACCCGAAGTGGCCTGCGACCGGAACGTTCGTTCACCGCAACCACCGGCGACCCAACCAACTGGCCGTCAGTTACCCAAAGCTGCTCGGGGTGGAGGGCCGGGACCTTCTCGTCACGGATCTCGACGCCGTCGAAGGCACGCCGGTCATCGACCTGGCCCCCTACTTCGAGCAGATGGGGCCCCGAAGCTACGTCCGCCAGCCGGCATGGCCAGGCGAGATGCTTGCAACCTACTGGCTGGACACAACGGAACGTCCCTAG
- a CDS encoding formylglycine-generating enzyme family protein — protein sequence MTWHDATAYARWAGKSLPSARQWEKSARGQRGRIYAWGIEPTAAKANTAEAGIDATTPVSRFQSGASPFGIFDMCGKVWEWCSSEEDPGSRQYQLKGSAFTSPFERAAPSLLNAAAASMKENDTGFRCAALA from the coding sequence GTGACGTGGCACGACGCGACGGCGTACGCCCGATGGGCAGGCAAGTCCCTTCCCTCCGCGAGGCAGTGGGAGAAGTCGGCTCGTGGACAGCGCGGTCGCATCTACGCCTGGGGTATCGAGCCGACGGCCGCGAAGGCGAATACGGCTGAGGCCGGCATCGATGCGACGACCCCGGTCTCCCGCTTCCAGTCCGGCGCCAGTCCGTTCGGGATCTTCGACATGTGCGGCAAGGTCTGGGAGTGGTGCTCCAGCGAGGAGGATCCCGGCAGCAGGCAGTACCAGCTGAAGGGCTCCGCGTTCACGTCTCCGTTCGAACGGGCAGCGCCGTCCCTGCTGAACGCCGCCGCTGCGTCGATGAAGGAAAACGACACAGGATTCCGCTGCGCTGCGCTCGCGTAA